The nucleotide sequence GACGAGACCGTTCCGCAATTTGTGTCGCCTGTCAGGCTGTCGTAGACATACTGGTTCGCGCCGGTCTCGGGGTTCGACTCGTATGTTAAACGACCTAGCATATCGTAACGGTAGGTTCGGCTCTGAGTTGTACCACCATTCGGTTGCGTATTCTGTCTGACGGTAAGAGAATTTATATACGGCGGCGTATCATAGACGTAGGTTGTAAGATAACCGGAATATCCGCCGCCAACCTGATTGCAAGCCCCACCATATTGGGTATCGCGGGTGATTTCACACACCGATTTCAAGCGCCCCAAGCCGTCGTACTCACTCTGCTTTGCCTTCGTGCTCTCCGTGGACCCCGCGGGTGCGGGTGCGGCCTCGCGATAAACATAATTCTGCAAGTAGCTCGTGTTCACGACGCCGCCACCGGCGTCTTGTGTCCTCGTGATGCGCATCATGGCGTCGAAAGTGTTTTGGGTATAGATACCGCTGCTGGGAGACTGTCCAGCCGTGCCCTGATACGCCATACTCGTTTTGATTGGCCGACCTGCAGTGTCGTACAGTTGCTGGACGGTATCGTAGTAAGTGCTGTTGTATCCTTGACGCTTCTGCCCGTATACTGATCTCCCGAAACTGTCCCGTGTGCTCCGGACGTCAACGGTCGACCGGTTGGCATTAAAGTTCATCGCGCTCTCAATAATCGTGGCCCCAGCGTTGTAAGAGTAAGTCGTGGGAGTTGTTTGAAGTTCGTCCATCGTGGCGGATGGACGCCAGAAAAAAGGATCAGTATAACTTGCGGAAGTAAGTTTCCCATTGACATCTGTGTGCGATATAGCCACCGCACCCGTACAATTATAGGCAGTCGATGTTGTAAGCGTTGTGGAACCGAACACGACTTGCGTTTGAGTGGGAAAGGCGCTGTTGCACCCACCGCTTCCGTAGGCATACGTGGTAGTCGTTCCGTTTGGGTCCTGGCTCGCGGCAACAGTACCGCTCAGGTTATATGTAATGTGCGAAGTTAGCGTATGTGAGCTATCAACGTACTTGATAATTGTCGTGAGATTCCCCCGGCATCTTGTGGCTGGCGCGCAAGTGACCGTATCGCCGGGAATTGTGAAATCGTCGTAGCTGTAGTCGGTTTGAGATTTCAGGTACGAATTGCCAGCGCCATCGTAGACATAAGCCTTCACGCTCGAAGGATGGTTGACGATCCCCCTCCCGAGAGTAGTGTCATATGTAATCTGCGTTTCGCGGGTATAGGAAGAGGCTCCCCAGTCGTATTCGTCCGTTTTTATCACTCTGCTCCCATCGGAATTGTAGAACGTGTCAACGCGAGAGTATGGTCCACCGTTGAGACTTCGGAAAACCGTGACGCGAGTGAAGGTTTGCGATGCGGGTGGAGGCGAGCAAGTGTTTGGATCGATGGGGTCCGTGCCGTTGTAGCAAGTAATCACGGTTTCCAAAGGTGTGCCCGTGGCGGCGCCCTGATAGACGCGACGCTGTAGTTCGACCCCGTAGGAAAAGTCTACCTTCGTGACATTGCCGTCGTTGTCGGTTATCGAAGTCGTCGACAATTTCACTTTGTGTGAATTGTTCGGGTCATAGCTGGTAATCGCACGGCTGTAATGAACGGTCCCTGACTGCGTGCTGACACGGTCAAAACCCGACGTACTTCCGTCCGCGCAGACAACACCCTTGCCAGTATCGCCACCTGTGTAGTTGTAGGTGATGGTGCCACCTGTGGGAACGTGAACTTGGGTGATTCGGCCCGTATAGTTGCCACTCGTCGGGGTCGTCTTTTCGTAGGTGAACTGATAGTAGGTAGTGTCGGGCAACGTAATTCTGTCAATCAGAGTCTTGCTAGTGGCTGACTGGTCTGCGATCCCAGGACAAGCGAAAGCTGACTGAATAGTCTTGGTAGTGTAAGTAATCGTGACCTTCGCGGTAGCGCCGGAAGGAGCCGGGTACTGATAGTTCACTGCGGTCGGTGGAGGCCCACCAGTAACCGTGATGGGTTGAGTTCCGAGTGTGTCCGCGATGGAGTTGATCTGACCCTGGTTCGCACCTGTATTCACCGTGATTGTGTTGCCGTTCACGTCTGAGGTCGTGTATGTTCCGCTCCCGTTCACTCCATTCGAGCCCGACTCGATGGAAGGTGGATGAACCACTTGCCCATTCGGATACGTCACGGTGGAGGGACCGTAGGTTGCCGTTATCGATATTCCTGAGCCATCACTTGTAGTGCCCGTCGGGTGGTCGTACTTAGGCACCGCGCAATCAAGTTGATTGCCATCATAGACATAAACCGAACCGTACCCAAACGGGTGAGTGGTATTGTCGGGACTCTGGTAACCAGTGAAGGTACGCTTTGTATATTGGATTGGAACCCCGGGGTCGTCAGGATTGGGGCACTGCAACGGCGTTGTGAAATAGAAAATTGTCCCGATTGCCAACACTCCGGCGGGCTGCGCCGTCGAGAAGTTCACTCCCATATGCCAGTTGGCGTAGATATCCTGATACGTATACCAAGCACCGTTATCTATCGGCAGGGATAGCGAGAATGGCATCCCTCGGCCACCTCTGGCGAAAACTGGCACACCGAAATGGAAGTTCAGATTCCCGTCATTGATGAGGTCTGGCCCGCCACTGAAACTATTGTATGCAGGGGTGCCGTTGCCGGTAACCTGCTGGGCTAGTCCTGCCGGAATCGCAATTGATAGTGCGGCGACTGCGAGAACAGCATAAATCGGCTTCATTGCTAGGGCCTCTCTCGGCAAACTACTGGATGGAAAATAGGCTGTCCGATACGCCAGAATTGACCTGAACGCTTGCGACTGAAAAATCAAGCCCAAGGTTTCCCCCGACGTATCGCTGAATTCGGAATGGTACTTGCACGCCATTCACTGATTGGTACGCGGAAAAGTCGACTTCCACCTGAAGACTGGGGTCTTCCCCATCTCCAGAGCTGATTTTGAAGACAAACGCTGTGGGGAGGAGTGATGCTGCATCCAGGTACATATCCATCGTGCTCAGTTGTTGGGTAAGGGCAGTTGCTTCCACCGTGGCGCCGACAATGTAGCGGTACGACCGGATATGCTGAACTGTTGTTCCATTGCGAGTCTCTTGCCCGATGTAGGAGAAGATGAGGGACGAGTCTCCTGTGGCGCTTAAGACAGACAAGTGCGGGAAGAACCACACCGCGTTCACGAGACAGTTTTCCAGCCCCCAAGGAATAAGGGAACCGTCTGGGGTGGTCAATTCTCCCCTGGCACCATCGGAAGCATCGTTGCGAATTTCGCTGCGGGGCCCATCGCTCAATGCCATATCAAACCGACTAGCGCCGGTTCCTTTTGCCGTCATCGTTGCAGAAGCCGTCTCAGTGAGAGATGCGACACTCCAGGCGGCTGTGCCATTCATCGTGACGTCGGAGACGCTCGGACCTCCTAAGGCGATCAGTGACTGAGACACAAGGCTCACCGCCTGAGGATCGCTCAGAGGAGTCTGATTCTGACCAAACAGGAGGTTAGAATCAGCTAAAGTCAGAAGAGAAAAGAGGAGCGAGCACAGACCGCGAATAGACATGGATTCTTCCCTCTTTGACACGAAATGATTAGCAACTACATGCTGCCCTTGGGCTAGGGCGTAATCTTCCCCGAGACGCTAGTCCCTGGCGCATGGGTCATCACTTCAAATTAGGGAAGAATCCCGGAGAGAAGTCTCAGAGAGACGAAGTGAAGCTAAATTTCCCGCTTCGGGATTGGATGGAGACAGTAAGACAAACGACAATCGAGTGTCAAGACAATAACAATGTGTCCGGAATTCGGACACTCGAACCTCGGCGGTTACTGCCAGTTAGTCAGGGAGCTATTGCGTCCGTAACCAACTCGCGACCGCGCGTGGATCAAATCGGACGCATGTGCCGACACGGAATGACGGGATACGTCCGGCCTTAGCTAACTTGAAGATAGTTATCCGCGAATCGGCAGTCACCTTCTGCCTTGCTGCCTCAAGTGCCCTTCACGCCAGCGCCGCGGTTATGACTGTATAAGTTCAGTGGGTTTTCGGATACGCATCTCGACACCGCCTCACCGGAATGGAGAGGACGGCCATACCGCAATTGACACAGCGACGAACAGATGCCAGCAGTAGCAAGCGTAGAACTCTGCTTTGGGATGAGACTCAGGTGCTGCATCACTGTTTTCGATTCGCAACGCGGATAGATCACCATCTACGATGGCCTTGCGCAATTCAGTAGCGATCCCAATTTCCTATCGACGGAGACTAGAGTGTCGTGCGTGGGTTCCTGGCCAGAGATGGAGCCGCAGGGCGTTCATCGGTGTCATTCAGCTGCGTGGGGAATGCTTGTTGGCGAACGTATTCAAGCCAGTGAGTTCGGTCACCAATTGTTGTGACAATCCAAGGGTGTGACCGTCTGGGGCGGGCAAACAGGTTGCAAGACGGTTGCGGTCTGTTGGCGACAACAAAGGGGTCGCAGCGGGCAGACGGTCCGCAGCACTCTGCAGACCGTCGACCGCCGTCAAGTACGGACCTACTCGACTCCTGCGAGAGCCGCGTTGAGGCCAACGATGTCGGCTCCTAGGTCTTTGCCATCGGTGCCCAGGTTTTTGTAGGGGCTGCCGTCCTGAAGTTGGTAGTTTCCGCCGTTGCCGTTATTACACTGGACGAAGTCGGCGTCGTCCATCGTGGGGTTGAAAAAGTTGCCTGTTGGCCAAGACGATTCGAGAATGTGCGACGGGGCGGCGAGCAGCGCGTTGTTGCTGAAAGTGTAGGAGGTAAAACAAGTGTTCAGTATGGTCAAGGGGGCGTCGCTGAAGGCACAGTTGGTGTCGCCTCCGCCACTGTTCCATACGGGATATTTACCGGTTGTTACGATGCTGTTGGTGAAGACGAAACCGTACATCTGGGGATTCGACAATAGGTTTCCGACGGACAGGACGCCGCTTTTTGGGTCCGGGAAGCCGGTGATGTGGTCGATGGTAATCGTATTCAACGGATTCGACTGCCACTTGTTGGCAACCAGGAATAGCCTGCCCCGGGCGAAGTACTTCTGGCTGATGTCATCCATAACCACGTCGTGAATACTGAAGCGGGTTCCAAGAAGGGCATCTCCTCCACCGTTGCCGTCGCCGGACAGCACGGTTTCCATTTCGATCCCTCCTCCGGCATGAAAGATGTGCGTGTATCGGATAGTGACATCGGTGACCTGGCAGGTGGGACAGACGTTCCGGCCAGATTTGGTGTGCTGGTTCTTGGGGGTCAAGAGTATTGCATAGCCGGTTTCTCCGAAACCTCCCCAGGTGTTTTCGACCAGATTGTTTTCAATGAGCACCCTGACTGCATTCTTGAACTCCAAGGCATGCCTGATGATGAACGGATTCCCTCCGTCCCCGCCCTGGTACGGGACGTTGCCTTTCATCCACTGCCACGGTTTGAAGAAGTGATTGAAACGGATAGTGATGTCGGTAGGAGTGGTAGTCGCGGCGGCTCCTCCGAACAAGATCGATTGGGCGGAGGATTCGAGGAAGTTGTTCTCGATTTTGTAAGAACCGTCCTGGTAGTTTCCGGTGCCTCCACTGATGGCGTGGGCTTCCATACAATTACCGACACGAGACGTGCAGTGAAAGTCGCTGAAGTAGGAACCTATCACGGCAACGTTGCTCGTGCCGGACAGGTTGAAACCATCCTGGGTTTCGTCTTGCGCGGTGCCATGCAACCAGCTGCGGTCGAGAATGATGTGGTCAGCCGTACCTCCGCGGTCAACCGCTACCAAGGTCATGGATCCCTTACTGCCTGCTTGGCGCGTCAGTTCCAGTCCGAGCAGGCGATAGTGATTGGCTCCATTCATGAAGATCACGGGACCGACTACACCGGGGACGACGAGCTTGGCGAGCACATTCTGCGGATTGTTGCAGGAGTACTGCGGACGCCCGGGGAGGGACGCTACTCCGGCGTAACAGGGTGTGAGGCGATGGCCGTCTCCGGGCAGAGCGCTGTCAGGAGAACTGGTGCGGACAATGATCCAGTGCTGGTCATCGCATTTCACGGCGGGGAATCGGAATTTTCCCGTGAAAGTTGCACCAGCTTGGATTTGTATCGTGTTACCGCATTGCACACTATTCAACGCGGCCTGCAGGTCCTCTCCGGCATTTACGGTGATGATGGAGCCGGGAGCGGGAGTGTCTGCCATTGAACTGGCAACGGTCGTGATGGGCAATTGGGCTGGGCCATCGTAACTCTGAGCGAACAGGCACACGGACAGAATCGGACCTACTAACAGGAAGAACACTGAGCGGTGGGACATGAGAAACCTCCTGAGGTAACACGCCGGGAGAAGGCCGACATCATATCCCCGAGTGAGGCATCCGTAAAGCGGGATCTTACCCGTGGGGGAGGGATTTTGCCGTCTGTATACACTACCCCATCCGCTTAACATGGTCGGATGTGGCAACGGGAAGAAATGGCTCCTGCCCATTTTTGGGGTTTCAAGGAAATTGTTGTTGCGGTAAGCAGCGCCTGTTAGATGACAATCCACGGGCGTCCTCATCAAGAGTATTCCGAAGCAGCTGGCGATCTCCGTACCGCTATAGGCAATACAGCTACCGGGCATCACAAGGTGGTACCATTTCGCTGACGCATCATGACGACGCGTGTTTGGTTACGGTCAGGGAATGGTGCCGCCCGAAAATCTCTCGCGACGGTTGGGGCCCTTTCATTCATTTTCGCTGCCATAGCAGGCCATCCAAAATTTACAGAAGCTGAGGCCGCTGCGCCCGGCAAGAAATACCGTGTATCCCAGACTCTCCCTCTGACCAGCTTCTATGCCACTCCACATCCGCTGCCAGCGGGTACACCCGGCATACTGATCCGTTCGGAATCCACCGATCAATACCAACTTCCGTTTGAGTTGTCGGCATTCAGGATCCTCTATCATTCCCGAACCGCAAACGGAGAAGATGTCCCTGTCTCGGGAGTGGTGCTGATTCCCGGTGGGAACCCACCCAAGGGGGGATGGCCTGTGATTGCCTGGGCGCACGAGTTTCGGGGAACTGGGCGACAGTGCGCTCCTTCGTTGTTAAAGAATCTTGGCGTGGGGCCGCGCATCGCGATGTATGCCAATCTCGGATATGCAGTGGTAGCGACAGACTATTCCGGGTTGGGCGTTGATTCCGGCAAGGTGGAGCTGGACATGCAATCGAACGCATTGGACGTCATCTACTCCATTCCGGCGGCGCGTGCGGCGGCACCACAAATCGGGCCTAAATGGATCGCTTTGGGATCTTTCCAGGGGGCACTGGCTGCGGTCGCGATCGCGGAGAGTGAGGTACGCGATCCGAATTATCTGGGTAGCATCGCCACCTCGGGCTTGGCGGATGCACAATCGACCTATCGGCGCTTCGCTCTGACTTCTTCCATTCCCATGTTGCTCGACGTAGCGTCGACGATCAAAGCGCGTAATCCGGAGTTTCACTTAAGCGACATGCTGAACGACATGGCACTCCCAGCTTACCAACAGGCCGCGCAGACCTGCGGAGGGGATACCGACCCGGCAGCGTTCACCAGCGAAATGCTCAACCCGGACTGGGAGAACAAGAAGTTCGTAAAGGAATTTTTCAGCAGGAACACTCCCGGTCTACGTACCTCCCACAGCCCGCTCCTGGTTATCAGTGGAGAGGCAGACCCTGTGATTCCGGGTGACATGTCAAGAGCAACCGTCGCCCGGATGTGCAAACAAGGCGACAGAATTCTCTTTTTGAAGTATCCGAATCTGGATGCCAGCGGCGCGATGGGAACTTCGACGTCAGACCAGATTAGTTGGATCAAGGCACGATTTGCGGGCGATGCCGCGCCTCGTAATTGTCCTTAAAGCAGATCCCAAAGTCCGACCGCAGAGGCAGGGCTGCGGCTAGCCAGTCCCATCAGAATCAGGCGTGTCGTCAGCCTGTCGGAACTGATTGCGTTTGCGATGAACGATAAAGATCATGCAGACCGACATGAACGTAGGGGGGACGATAAGAATCAGAATCCCGCTTCGCAAAGCCTGAATCATTCGAGCACCGGCCGAGGCGGCCTGCGTATAGCACAGGGAGCAGCTCTGGGAGAAGGCCGGGGAGGGAGTGGCGAGCATGGCCACTCCAATAACGACTATGCCAATCCACAGCGACGGCTTCCGGAGCTTGAATTGCATTCTTAGCATCTTCCCAGAGTTCCTGATATCTGCCTCGTGCTGGCTGCTTTTCACTTTACGTTTGAGAAGGGCGCACCGGTCACCATCCGAGTGCTATCAGTCCATCCATATTGCAACCCCAACAGGACAGAAATCGTAAAGGCCACAACGAAGAGCAAGAAGGCGCGCTTTTCTGACCAAAGATGCATAAAAAATAATACTGCCAGACCCGCCTCGATGCAGGCGACGGCCATCATCCGCGTGAGCATCTGTGTGGTGCCGATGTTTTGGTAGGCGACGAGGAATTGCACGCCTGCGAGAGCGAGTAGGCAAACGTAGATGACCATATCTTTCCCGATTCCGTTACTCTTATGCTCTTCAGCTGTCATAGCATTCCGCTCCCCGGATTGTTGCCCTAGTGGCTGAGATTCAAAAGGTAAACCAGCGGTACTACGAACATCCAGACCAGATCCACGAAGTGCCAGTAGAGACCCAGTATCTCGATGTCATCGGCGTTATAGCGGCCGCCCTTGTAGCGCACACCAACGACGAGCAGAGCGATGAGTCCGCAAGAAACGTGGGTGAGATGCAACCCCGTGATGCTGAAAAATGATGCCCCAAACAATCCCGTTCCCCAGGGATTCTTGAACAGGGTCATGCCTTCTCCAATCAGAGCGATCCACTCGCGAACATGCAGAACAGCGAAGACGAGGCCTAGAGCCGCGGTGATCATGGTCCAGCGGAACGCTCCCGACTTGTCTCCGGCACGCGCTGCGCGCAGCCCGGTGAGCATCGTCAAACTGCTGGTCAGGAGGACGAAGGTCATAATGGCGACATTCGTGATGCTGTGAAACGGTCTCGGCCAGTCAGGAGTGCCATTGCGCAAGAATCCATAGACGACAAGGCACGCAGCGAAGGTCATGGTGTCGGCAATAATAAACAGCCACATCGCCAGCTTCTTCGAAGGAATGGAAAATGCCGGTCCTATCGTCAGACCTGTCGAATGTGCTTCCATGGTCAAATCCGCTTGGCTCACGGCGCCTCCTAGTGGTCGGGTCGGTTAGAGTTTCATCCAAAGCAGCACAATCAGATACACCCAAAGCGCGCCCATGAAATGCCAGTAATGCGCGGTGGCAACCAGAGTATTTTGCCGTAAAGCCGACTGACCGAGCTTGCGAATAACGTGAATCAGTCCGCCTAGACCACCCAAGACGTGCAGCGCGTGTGTGGCAGTCAGCACGTAGAAAAAGGAACTGCTTGGATTAGTGGCTAGATACATTCCCTGCGCCCGCAATTGCGTCCAGGCAATATATTGACCAGCGACAAAGAGCAGGCCGAGAAACAAAGTGACATACAGCCAGCGTGACGGGCTCTCAGAGCTACTTCTCAAACCACCCATGAAGGCGGCGATACGTCGACGCGCAATTTCGAGAGTTGCGCTGCTGGCAAGCAGTAGAAACGTGTTGAGATAAAGGATCGACGGCAATCTAAAAGTCTGCCAGTCCAGCGATGATCCCTTGCGAACGATCAGTGCGCTGGTAAACGCGGCAAACATCATGGTGATGGCGAACAGTACCACCCAGATGGCAGTCGACGAGGGTGGTGGTGAATAATCTAGTGCCGCATGCAGGTTGCCGCCCGCTGGAACGAGATTTTTCCAACCGCGGTTCCCGATGTGTCCTTGGTCGGGCTGGCGGTTCGGGTCTATTTGCGGTGGTTCATGTACCGTACTTGCCATAACGTTCCAAACTCCTCTTCGGCGAGGAAGTTCCTCGTAGGTTATTTCTCGTCGTGCTCGGTCTTGACTTGCTCGGGCGAAGTCTGCATCAGATAATCGCCAACCGAACTCTCCACGCCATATTGATAGGGATCGTGGTAGACCACGGGGTGTTTCCCGCCGAAATTGTCGAAAGGCGGAGGCGTGGCCGTACTCCACTCCAGCGAAGTTGCCTCCCACGGGTTATCTGGCGCGGGTTTGCCCCAATAGCGGCTGTGAATAAGGTTGTAGAGAAAAACCAGTTGCGCAGCGCCCGTGATCAGGGCCGCTACGGTGATAAAGCGGTGGACTGGAATCAGAGGTTGTAGGAAGTCGTCAGTGAAGGTTGAATAACGGCGTATGTTGCCGGCCATACCCAGGTAATGGAATGGCATAAAAATGCAATACGCTCCCACGAAGCTCAACCAGAAATGAAGTTTCCCCAGAGTCTCGTTCATCATTCGTCCAGCCATCTTGGGAAACCAGAAGTAAGTTCCCGCGAAGATGCCGAACATGGCCGCGACGCCCATCACCAGGTGGAAATGACCCACAACAAAGTAAGTAGCGTGCAGCATGATATCGATGGATGGCTGAGCCAGAAAGAAGCCGCTCACGCCGCCACTGACGAACATCGAAATAAAGCCCAAGGCAAACAGAGAAGCCGAGTTGATTCGGAGCTTGGAACCGTACAGGCTGAAAGTCCATATCAATACGACGACTGTCGACGGGATCGTAATGACCAACGTGGGGAAAGAAAATGCCAGCGAAGAAAACGGATTCATGCCACTGACAAACATGTGATGGCCGTAGACCATGTAGCTAAGAACGGCCAGTGCTCCCATGGAATATATGAGCACCCTTGCGCTCAGCATCGGCCGGCGCATGTTGGTGATTAGGACATGCGAGACAATGCCGATGCCGGGCACAATCGCGATATAGACCTCAGGATGTCCGAAGAACCAGAACAGGTGCTGCCAGAGAAGAGTCGAGCCGCCCGAGTGCGGCAGCACTTGATCATTCAACACCAGATTTGAGGCAACAAAGAAGCTGGTTCCGGCGACGTGGTCAAGGATAACCAGGATACAAGCCGGCATTAACACGGCAAATGCTGTCAGACCCATGCACGAGGTAATGAACCACGCCCAAGCAGAGAGGGGCAGGCGCATGAGGCTCATCCCTTTAACTCTCAGATCTAGAGTCGTGGGAATGAAATTCAATGAGCCCAACAACTGGCCAACACAAAACAAAGCAATGGAAATTGCCCAAAGAACGACACCCGTACCTTGTCCCGGACCTCCCACCGCACCGATCGAATTGAGCGGTGCGTATTGGGTCCAGCCACCCAATGTTGGTCCATCGCCTACAAAGAATGAGGCCATCAGCACAAGAAAAGCGACGAAGGTGACCCAAAAAGACATCATGTTGAAACGGGGGAAGGGCATGTCTTCCGCGCCGACCTGGATGGGCAAAAAGAAGTTGCCGAACGCGGCGAAGGGCGCGGTTGTGAGCACAAAAAAGACCATGATGGTTCCGTGCATGGTCATCAATTGCAGGTAGTACTCCGGCGTCATCACGCCACCAGGGGCCCCGCTGGAAGAAAGCAACTGCAGGCCGGGGATGGCAGCATTGTTCCAAGCAAGGTGAATGCGCATCAGCCAGGAGAGAAACATTCCGACAATAGCGGCGAACAGGGCCAGCGCATAATACTGTTTCCCGATTACCTTGTGGTCCTGGCTGAAGATGTGCTTCCGAATGAAACTGGTCGGAGGAGCATGGTGCGCCGCTTGCACTGACGTGTCGTGCATATCCTCACCTCTTGATGATGTGTCGATTCGCCCGCGCTCAAGCGTGGTCGGGCTGACCTACTGCCCTGCTTGTTGCTTAAGCCAATTGTCGAAGTCCTGCTGGGACATCACTTCGAGATACGCCTTCATGTTGTAGTGCCCCAAGCCACATAGTTGGGTACAAACGATTTCGTATTTGCCGACCTTCGTTGCCGTGAAGTGCAGCGAAACGTCCAACCCGGGAACAAAGTCCTGCTGCACACGTAACTCGCGGACGAAGAAGGAATGTCCCACATCTTTCGCGTGCATGAGGAGATGGACTTCCTTATTGACAGGGATCGCCATCTCGGCAGCCACGATGTCGTCCCGTGCATCCACGTCGTGCTCAGGATCAAGTCCAAAGATATTCTGAGAACCTTCGTTAATAAGCTCGGGGCGAAGGCCACCGAACTTACCATCAGGGCCGGGATAGCGAAAATAAAAAGCGAATTGCCCGGCTTGAACCTGGATGGGCATGGCATTGGCTGAGGGCGCATCGAGGTAGACGTTAGCCCACGCCTTCACTCCGAATACACCCAGGGCCATGACTTCTACTCCGACGACTAGCAACGCAGCAATCACCAAGCCCTTGGCGCCGCCCGGAAAACTCTTGATCTTCGCGTCCGGGCCACGATTGGAAAACTTCCAGATAAACAGCGCCAAAATGAATTGGGCCGCGAGGAAAGAGATGCCCGCCTCAGCCATGGTTTCAGACATCTGCTCATCGATTAAAGCTCCATGAGTCGAGATGTCTTCTGGGGCCACCCAAGTGTGTCGCAGGATGGGGATCGCGGAAAAGATCGCGATGAGAACGATGGTGATCGAAAACAATTTCGCCATGATGCTTTGCCCTCTGATTGCTGCTTCCGACCTGTAGCGAAAGCGCAGCGACGCGCACAAACCGCCGCTGCTCTTCCGTCAGTAAGCCTTCGCCTTGAAGGTAAAGTTCACGTCCTTGGTTTCGTTACCTGTGATGGTGACGTCGGCAGTCTGTG is from Acidobacteriota bacterium and encodes:
- a CDS encoding RHS repeat-associated core domain-containing protein, which gives rise to MKPIYAVLAVAALSIAIPAGLAQQVTGNGTPAYNSFSGGPDLINDGNLNFHFGVPVFARGGRGMPFSLSLPIDNGAWYTYQDIYANWHMGVNFSTAQPAGVLAIGTIFYFTTPLQCPNPDDPGVPIQYTKRTFTGYQSPDNTTHPFGYGSVYVYDGNQLDCAVPKYDHPTGTTSDGSGISITATYGPSTVTYPNGQVVHPPSIESGSNGVNGSGTYTTSDVNGNTITVNTGANQGQINSIADTLGTQPITVTGGPPPTAVNYQYPAPSGATAKVTITYTTKTIQSAFACPGIADQSATSKTLIDRITLPDTTYYQFTYEKTTPTSGNYTGRITQVHVPTGGTITYNYTGGDTGKGVVCADGSTSGFDRVSTQSGTVHYSRAITSYDPNNSHKVKLSTTSITDNDGNVTKVDFSYGVELQRRVYQGAATGTPLETVITCYNGTDPIDPNTCSPPPASQTFTRVTVFRSLNGGPYSRVDTFYNSDGSRVIKTDEYDWGASSYTRETQITYDTTLGRGIVNHPSSVKAYVYDGAGNSYLKSQTDYSYDDFTIPGDTVTCAPATRCRGNLTTIIKYVDSSHTLTSHITYNLSGTVAASQDPNGTTTTYAYGSGGCNSAFPTQTQVVFGSTTLTTSTAYNCTGAVAISHTDVNGKLTSASYTDPFFWRPSATMDELQTTPTTYSYNAGATIIESAMNFNANRSTVDVRSTRDSFGRSVYGQKRQGYNSTYYDTVQQLYDTAGRPIKTSMAYQGTAGQSPSSGIYTQNTFDAMMRITRTQDAGGGVVNTSYLQNYVYREAAPAPAGSTESTKAKQSEYDGLGRLKSVCEITRDTQYGGACNQVGGGYSGYLTTYVYDTPPYINSLTVRQNTQPNGGTTQSRTYRYDMLGRLTYESNPETGANQYVYDSLTGDTNCGTVSSPGDAVKTIDNKGLVSCLTYDGLHRVLSVLYPNAPVSPITPAKKYVYESAVVNGTTMSLTEGRLAEAYTCTGSCTTKITDVGLSYTERGEIKDVYESTPHSSGYYHVSASYWEHGTLKSLSSPGLPTIYYGGADGSGLDGEGRVNKVTASAGNNPVSSVIYTTSGTSQPIGSLTSVTLGSGDSDAFGYDTLTGRLISYTFNMNSSVAKSGGLTWNANGTLGQIALTDNVNTANTQSCTYSHDDLGRISSANCSSNKWGQTFSYDPFGNVTKSATVGTTFLPTYDLTTNRFNTMPGCTPSYDLDGNLLNDCSHIYTWQADGAVATVDTVQLNYDALGRLVEQQRGSNYTEIVYTPGGAKLAMMNGATLRTGFISLPGGGTAVYSSAGLLYYRHTDWLGSSRLATSATTPTTVYADAEYAPYGEVYGASGSPDYNFTGQNQDTVASSSSGLYDFLFREYNPQHGRWTSPDPAGIGSISMGSPQSWNRYAYVANGPLHGADSLGLFRDRMELFGLGGGRGSNNDDPFAAITDASSASLALDFGAAFMSFENQQFQEQAGLTSPIQQGLNAYLTDIDGPGTSVGEFDLSKEMLNHYPAARGVSYILSGSNPCSDWLNNATSKMTGGISSSAQNVFDTTAIALSALSGQTAGGTTQGSLSAAIYLNPLGGFFQQGRGSFGGYASGSTPYGIVVLLHELAHKLNAIQSDGPALLGLGAHGNTGMSYANTGVVLLHCQSAINGD
- a CDS encoding cytochrome C oxidase subunit IV family protein translates to MTAEEHKSNGIGKDMVIYVCLLALAGVQFLVAYQNIGTTQMLTRMMAVACIEAGLAVLFFMHLWSEKRAFLLFVVAFTISVLLGLQYGWTDSTRMVTGAPFSNVK
- a CDS encoding cytochrome c oxidase subunit 3; this encodes MEAHSTGLTIGPAFSIPSKKLAMWLFIIADTMTFAACLVVYGFLRNGTPDWPRPFHSITNVAIMTFVLLTSSLTMLTGLRAARAGDKSGAFRWTMITAALGLVFAVLHVREWIALIGEGMTLFKNPWGTGLFGASFFSITGLHLTHVSCGLIALLVVGVRYKGGRYNADDIEILGLYWHFVDLVWMFVVPLVYLLNLSH
- a CDS encoding cytochrome c oxidase subunit 3 encodes the protein MASTVHEPPQIDPNRQPDQGHIGNRGWKNLVPAGGNLHAALDYSPPPSSTAIWVVLFAITMMFAAFTSALIVRKGSSLDWQTFRLPSILYLNTFLLLASSATLEIARRRIAAFMGGLRSSSESPSRWLYVTLFLGLLFVAGQYIAWTQLRAQGMYLATNPSSSFFYVLTATHALHVLGGLGGLIHVIRKLGQSALRQNTLVATAHYWHFMGALWVYLIVLLWMKL
- a CDS encoding cbb3-type cytochrome c oxidase subunit I; this translates as MHDTSVQAAHHAPPTSFIRKHIFSQDHKVIGKQYYALALFAAIVGMFLSWLMRIHLAWNNAAIPGLQLLSSSGAPGGVMTPEYYLQLMTMHGTIMVFFVLTTAPFAAFGNFFLPIQVGAEDMPFPRFNMMSFWVTFVAFLVLMASFFVGDGPTLGGWTQYAPLNSIGAVGGPGQGTGVVLWAISIALFCVGQLLGSLNFIPTTLDLRVKGMSLMRLPLSAWAWFITSCMGLTAFAVLMPACILVILDHVAGTSFFVASNLVLNDQVLPHSGGSTLLWQHLFWFFGHPEVYIAIVPGIGIVSHVLITNMRRPMLSARVLIYSMGALAVLSYMVYGHHMFVSGMNPFSSLAFSFPTLVITIPSTVVVLIWTFSLYGSKLRINSASLFALGFISMFVSGGVSGFFLAQPSIDIMLHATYFVVGHFHLVMGVAAMFGIFAGTYFWFPKMAGRMMNETLGKLHFWLSFVGAYCIFMPFHYLGMAGNIRRYSTFTDDFLQPLIPVHRFITVAALITGAAQLVFLYNLIHSRYWGKPAPDNPWEATSLEWSTATPPPFDNFGGKHPVVYHDPYQYGVESSVGDYLMQTSPEQVKTEHDEK